The following proteins are encoded in a genomic region of Arachis stenosperma cultivar V10309 chromosome 4, arast.V10309.gnm1.PFL2, whole genome shotgun sequence:
- the LOC130976531 gene encoding cysteine-rich receptor-like protein kinase 4 isoform X2, translating to MSFPTTTKAKELDYQGPKCSEDRTTFNSTYQGNLMTLFSSLSSKATITIFYNNTIIENKDTSNAVYGLFMCRGDVPFDVCGDCVQSATHVLSTECTLSLWGMIWYEQCMVRYSNTRFFSVPKTEPFTPMSNNFNVSINQDIFVPLLANTMNKTADQAAFSLDKYATKEQKVTKLETIFALAQCTQDLSVGDCRSCLGFAVGQIHECCKGRRGGRVLLPSCNVRFEFYPFYRHGVSKALAPATKYQIMESKYSPDPGYLSHQCSNNQPTNLQKRLTTLLFDLSSKARNSNDNEFYMSNVSNNFFGLYLCRADLPSSLCADCIVNATNRIASECPTSMEAVIWYNHCLLRYSNYSFFRTMGTNPRFKMMNVTDYDDYKSYYKYELWSALTKVAGEIWDRSDRYYTESFVLNDVQRLFVQGQCTKDLATLDCNYCIHDVIETAIPWCCLGSIGGRVLYPSCTLRFELFPFYRNGTDDQPPSTTTTVKTGRSRAVILIIVVPVVALVLLLSFCCYLFRKRTRKSYKKTILRKNFGHESNTIGGLQFNLSIIEAATNHFSQENEIGKGGFGQVYKGVLPDGRHIAVKRLSKSSTQGATEFKNEVLLIAKLQHKNLVAFLGFCLEGQEKILIYEYVPNKSLDYFLFDFGLARIIDQQQGSASRVVGTLGYMSPEYAMQGKFSEKSDIFSFGVMILEIITGKKNVGSNELYRIAEGLLSLVWRQFCNQTPLSVLDPKMKENCSEFEVIRCIQIGLLCVQEDPDERPTISTIVSYLSNISLELPSPREPAFFLHAKMNPTKTIAGESSSSFSVNEISESTFLPR from the exons ATGAGTTTCCCAACAACTACTAAAGCAAAAGAACTTGATTACCAAGGCCCAAAGTGTTCTGAAGATAGGACCACTTTTAACAGCACCTACCAAGGAAACCTCATGACACTTTTCTCATCCCTATCTTCCAAAGCCACCATCACCATCTTCTACAACAACACCATCATAGAGAACAAAGATACTTCTAATGCAGTGTATGGACTCTTCATGTGCAGGGGTGATGTACCCTTTGATGTTTGTGGAGACTGCGTTCAAAGCGCAACCCATGTTCTCTCTACAGAGTGCACCTTATCCCTATGGGGTATGATCTGGTACGAACAATGCATGGTTCGGTATTCCAACACTCGTTTCTTTTCTGTTCCAAAAACAGAGCCCTTCACTCCCATGTCCAACAACTTCAATGTTTCCATTAATCAAGACATCTTTGTCCCTCTTCTTGCCAACACAATGAACAAAACTGCAGATCAAGCCGCGTTTTCTCTCGACAAGTATGCCACAAAGGAACAAAAGGTAACAAAACTTGAGACGATTTTTGCTCTTGCTCAGTGCACTCAGGACCTCTCGGTTGGAGATTGCAGATCTTGTCTTGGATTCGCCGTTGGGCAGATCCATGAATGTTGTAAAGGAAGACGAGGAGGGAGAGTATTGCTCCCCAGCTGTAATGTTCGCTTTGAATTTTACCCTTTCTATCGTCATGGCGTCTCTAAAGCACTTGCTCCGGCTACAAAGTATCAAATCATGGAGTCGAAATATTCGCCAGATCCGGGTTATTTGTCTCACCAATGTTCAAATAATCAACCCACAAACTTACAGAAACGCCTAACGACGCTCCTCTTTGACTTGTCTTCCAAGGCAAGAAACTCGAACGACAACGAGTTCTACATGAGCAATGTTAGCAACAACTTCTTTGGCCTCTACTTGTGCCGCGCTGACCTACCCTCTTCTCTCTGCGCAGACTGCATAGTCAACGCCACAAACCGAATCGCCTCCGAGTGTCCAACGTCCATGGAGGCTGTAATCTGGTACAACCATTGCTTGCTTCGTTACTCCAACTACTCTTTCTTCAGAACAATGGGAACTAATCCGAGATTCAAGATGATGAATGTTACCGACTATGACGATTACAAAAGCTACTACAAGTACGAACTGTGGAGTGCGTTGACGAAGGTGGCCGGAGAAATCTGGGATCGGAGTGACAGATATTACACAGAGTCGTTTGTGTTGAACGATGTGCAAAGATTGTTCGTGCAGGGGCAGTGCACGAAAGATTTGGCTACTTTGGATTGTAATTACTGTATTCACGATGTGATTGAAACGGCGATTCCATGGTGTTGTTTGGGAAGCATAGGTGGCAGAGTTTTGTATCCAAGCTGCACTTTGAGGTTTGAGTTGTTTCCATTCTATAGGAATGGTACGGACGATCAGCCTCCGTCAACTACAACTACAG TGAAAACTGGTCGATCACGAGCAGTTATCTTGATTATTGTTGTCCCCGTTGTTGCTTTGGTGTTACTCCTCTCTTTTTGTTGCTATTTGTTTcggaaaagaacaagaaaaagttACAAGAAGACCATCCTCAGGAAAAATT TTGGTCATGAAAGTAACACTATAGGGGGCTTGCAATTCAATTTGTCTATAATTGAAGCGGCAACAAATCACTTTTCACAAGAGAATGAGATTGGCAAAGGTGGATTTGGACAAGTTTACAAG ggTGTTCTTCCTGATGGACGACATATAGCTGTAAAGAGACTTTCAAAAAGTTCTACCCAAGGTGCTACTGAATTCAAAAACGAGGTTTTATTAATAGCCAAACTTCAACATAAAAATCTAGTGGCATTTTTAGGATTTTGTCTTGAAGGACAAGAGAAGATACTTATCTATGAATATGTTCCAAACAAGAGCTTGGATTACTTTCTGTTCG ACTTTGGTCTTGCTCGAATCATAGATCAACAACAAGGATCTGCATCTAGAGTTGTTGGAACCCT GGGTTATATGTCTCCTGAATATGCAATGCAAGGAAAATTTTCTGAAAAGTCAGATATTTTCAGTTTTGGAGTCATGATTCTCGAAATTATTACAGGAAAAAAGAATGTAGGATCCAACGAATTGTACCGTATTGCAGAGGGTCTTCTAAGCTTA GTATGGAGACAATTTTGCAACCAAACACCACTATCCGTATTAGACccaaaaatgaaagaaaattgtTCTGAATTTGAAGTTATAAGGTGCATTCAGATTGGTTTATTGTGTGTTCAAGAAGATCCAGACGAAAGACCTACAATATCAACAATTGTGTCATATCTTAGTAATATCTCACTTGAATTGCCTTCTCCACGAGAACCAGCATTTTTCTTGCATGCTAAAATGAATCCAACAAAAACAATTGCTGGCGAGTCATCGAGTTCTTTCTCTGTTAATGAGATATCTGAAAGTACCTTTCTTCCGAGATAG
- the LOC130976531 gene encoding cysteine-rich receptor-like protein kinase 25 isoform X3, which produces MSFPTTTKAKELDYQGPKCSEDRTTFNSTYQGNLMTLFSSLSSKATITIFYNNTIIENKDTSNAVYGLFMCRGDVPFDVCGDCVQSATHVLSTECTLSLWGMIWYEQCMVRYSNTRFFSVPKTEPFTPMSNNFNVSINQDIFVPLLANTMNKTADQAAFSLDKYATKEQKVTKLETIFALAQCTQDLSVGDCRSCLGFAVGQIHECCKGRRGGRVLLPSCNVRFEFYPFYRHGVSKALAPATKYQIMESKYSPDPGYLSHQCSNNQPTNLQKRLTTLLFDLSSKARNSNDNEFYMSNVSNNFFGLYLCRADLPSSLCADCIVNATNRIASECPTSMEAVIWYNHCLLRYSNYSFFRTMGTNPRFKMMNVTDYDDYKSYYKYELWSALTKVAGEIWDRSDRYYTESFVLNDVQRLFVQGQCTKDLATLDCNYCIHDVIETAIPWCCLGSIGGRVLYPSCTLRFELFPFYRNGTDDQPPSTTTTVKTGRSRAVILIIVVPVVALVLLLSFCCYLFRKRTRKSYKKTILRKNFGHESNTIGGLQFNLSIIEAATNHFSQENEIGKGGFGQVYKGVLPDGRHIAVKRLSKSSTQGATEFKNEVLLIAKLQHKNLVAFLGFCLEGQEKILIYEYVPNKSLDYFLFDPHSEKLLNWSERYNIIDGIAQGLLYLHEYSRLKIIHRDLKPSNILLDENMNPKISDFGLARIIDQQQGSASRVVGTLKKECRIQRIVPYCRGSSKLSMETILQPNTTIRIRPKNERKLF; this is translated from the exons ATGAGTTTCCCAACAACTACTAAAGCAAAAGAACTTGATTACCAAGGCCCAAAGTGTTCTGAAGATAGGACCACTTTTAACAGCACCTACCAAGGAAACCTCATGACACTTTTCTCATCCCTATCTTCCAAAGCCACCATCACCATCTTCTACAACAACACCATCATAGAGAACAAAGATACTTCTAATGCAGTGTATGGACTCTTCATGTGCAGGGGTGATGTACCCTTTGATGTTTGTGGAGACTGCGTTCAAAGCGCAACCCATGTTCTCTCTACAGAGTGCACCTTATCCCTATGGGGTATGATCTGGTACGAACAATGCATGGTTCGGTATTCCAACACTCGTTTCTTTTCTGTTCCAAAAACAGAGCCCTTCACTCCCATGTCCAACAACTTCAATGTTTCCATTAATCAAGACATCTTTGTCCCTCTTCTTGCCAACACAATGAACAAAACTGCAGATCAAGCCGCGTTTTCTCTCGACAAGTATGCCACAAAGGAACAAAAGGTAACAAAACTTGAGACGATTTTTGCTCTTGCTCAGTGCACTCAGGACCTCTCGGTTGGAGATTGCAGATCTTGTCTTGGATTCGCCGTTGGGCAGATCCATGAATGTTGTAAAGGAAGACGAGGAGGGAGAGTATTGCTCCCCAGCTGTAATGTTCGCTTTGAATTTTACCCTTTCTATCGTCATGGCGTCTCTAAAGCACTTGCTCCGGCTACAAAGTATCAAATCATGGAGTCGAAATATTCGCCAGATCCGGGTTATTTGTCTCACCAATGTTCAAATAATCAACCCACAAACTTACAGAAACGCCTAACGACGCTCCTCTTTGACTTGTCTTCCAAGGCAAGAAACTCGAACGACAACGAGTTCTACATGAGCAATGTTAGCAACAACTTCTTTGGCCTCTACTTGTGCCGCGCTGACCTACCCTCTTCTCTCTGCGCAGACTGCATAGTCAACGCCACAAACCGAATCGCCTCCGAGTGTCCAACGTCCATGGAGGCTGTAATCTGGTACAACCATTGCTTGCTTCGTTACTCCAACTACTCTTTCTTCAGAACAATGGGAACTAATCCGAGATTCAAGATGATGAATGTTACCGACTATGACGATTACAAAAGCTACTACAAGTACGAACTGTGGAGTGCGTTGACGAAGGTGGCCGGAGAAATCTGGGATCGGAGTGACAGATATTACACAGAGTCGTTTGTGTTGAACGATGTGCAAAGATTGTTCGTGCAGGGGCAGTGCACGAAAGATTTGGCTACTTTGGATTGTAATTACTGTATTCACGATGTGATTGAAACGGCGATTCCATGGTGTTGTTTGGGAAGCATAGGTGGCAGAGTTTTGTATCCAAGCTGCACTTTGAGGTTTGAGTTGTTTCCATTCTATAGGAATGGTACGGACGATCAGCCTCCGTCAACTACAACTACAG TGAAAACTGGTCGATCACGAGCAGTTATCTTGATTATTGTTGTCCCCGTTGTTGCTTTGGTGTTACTCCTCTCTTTTTGTTGCTATTTGTTTcggaaaagaacaagaaaaagttACAAGAAGACCATCCTCAGGAAAAATT TTGGTCATGAAAGTAACACTATAGGGGGCTTGCAATTCAATTTGTCTATAATTGAAGCGGCAACAAATCACTTTTCACAAGAGAATGAGATTGGCAAAGGTGGATTTGGACAAGTTTACAAG ggTGTTCTTCCTGATGGACGACATATAGCTGTAAAGAGACTTTCAAAAAGTTCTACCCAAGGTGCTACTGAATTCAAAAACGAGGTTTTATTAATAGCCAAACTTCAACATAAAAATCTAGTGGCATTTTTAGGATTTTGTCTTGAAGGACAAGAGAAGATACTTATCTATGAATATGTTCCAAACAAGAGCTTGGATTACTTTCTGTTCG ATCCTCATTCCGAGAAGTTGTTAAATTGGTCTGAACGCTATAATATTATAGATGGAATTGCTCAGGGACTTCTTTATTTACATGAATATTCTCGTCTCAAAATTATTCATCGTGATCTTAAACCTAGTAATATATTACTAGATGAAAATATGAATCCTAAAATTTCAGACTTTGGTCTTGCTCGAATCATAGATCAACAACAAGGATCTGCATCTAGAGTTGTTGGAACCCT GAAAAAAGAATGTAGGATCCAACGAATTGTACCGTATTGCAGAGGGTCTTCTAAGCTTA GTATGGAGACAATTTTGCAACCAAACACCACTATCCGTATTAGACccaaaaatgaaagaaaattgtTCTGA
- the LOC130976531 gene encoding cysteine-rich receptor-like protein kinase 25 isoform X1: MSFPTTTKAKELDYQGPKCSEDRTTFNSTYQGNLMTLFSSLSSKATITIFYNNTIIENKDTSNAVYGLFMCRGDVPFDVCGDCVQSATHVLSTECTLSLWGMIWYEQCMVRYSNTRFFSVPKTEPFTPMSNNFNVSINQDIFVPLLANTMNKTADQAAFSLDKYATKEQKVTKLETIFALAQCTQDLSVGDCRSCLGFAVGQIHECCKGRRGGRVLLPSCNVRFEFYPFYRHGVSKALAPATKYQIMESKYSPDPGYLSHQCSNNQPTNLQKRLTTLLFDLSSKARNSNDNEFYMSNVSNNFFGLYLCRADLPSSLCADCIVNATNRIASECPTSMEAVIWYNHCLLRYSNYSFFRTMGTNPRFKMMNVTDYDDYKSYYKYELWSALTKVAGEIWDRSDRYYTESFVLNDVQRLFVQGQCTKDLATLDCNYCIHDVIETAIPWCCLGSIGGRVLYPSCTLRFELFPFYRNGTDDQPPSTTTTVKTGRSRAVILIIVVPVVALVLLLSFCCYLFRKRTRKSYKKTILRKNFGHESNTIGGLQFNLSIIEAATNHFSQENEIGKGGFGQVYKGVLPDGRHIAVKRLSKSSTQGATEFKNEVLLIAKLQHKNLVAFLGFCLEGQEKILIYEYVPNKSLDYFLFDPHSEKLLNWSERYNIIDGIAQGLLYLHEYSRLKIIHRDLKPSNILLDENMNPKISDFGLARIIDQQQGSASRVVGTLGYMSPEYAMQGKFSEKSDIFSFGVMILEIITGKKNVGSNELYRIAEGLLSLVWRQFCNQTPLSVLDPKMKENCSEFEVIRCIQIGLLCVQEDPDERPTISTIVSYLSNISLELPSPREPAFFLHAKMNPTKTIAGESSSSFSVNEISESTFLPR, encoded by the exons ATGAGTTTCCCAACAACTACTAAAGCAAAAGAACTTGATTACCAAGGCCCAAAGTGTTCTGAAGATAGGACCACTTTTAACAGCACCTACCAAGGAAACCTCATGACACTTTTCTCATCCCTATCTTCCAAAGCCACCATCACCATCTTCTACAACAACACCATCATAGAGAACAAAGATACTTCTAATGCAGTGTATGGACTCTTCATGTGCAGGGGTGATGTACCCTTTGATGTTTGTGGAGACTGCGTTCAAAGCGCAACCCATGTTCTCTCTACAGAGTGCACCTTATCCCTATGGGGTATGATCTGGTACGAACAATGCATGGTTCGGTATTCCAACACTCGTTTCTTTTCTGTTCCAAAAACAGAGCCCTTCACTCCCATGTCCAACAACTTCAATGTTTCCATTAATCAAGACATCTTTGTCCCTCTTCTTGCCAACACAATGAACAAAACTGCAGATCAAGCCGCGTTTTCTCTCGACAAGTATGCCACAAAGGAACAAAAGGTAACAAAACTTGAGACGATTTTTGCTCTTGCTCAGTGCACTCAGGACCTCTCGGTTGGAGATTGCAGATCTTGTCTTGGATTCGCCGTTGGGCAGATCCATGAATGTTGTAAAGGAAGACGAGGAGGGAGAGTATTGCTCCCCAGCTGTAATGTTCGCTTTGAATTTTACCCTTTCTATCGTCATGGCGTCTCTAAAGCACTTGCTCCGGCTACAAAGTATCAAATCATGGAGTCGAAATATTCGCCAGATCCGGGTTATTTGTCTCACCAATGTTCAAATAATCAACCCACAAACTTACAGAAACGCCTAACGACGCTCCTCTTTGACTTGTCTTCCAAGGCAAGAAACTCGAACGACAACGAGTTCTACATGAGCAATGTTAGCAACAACTTCTTTGGCCTCTACTTGTGCCGCGCTGACCTACCCTCTTCTCTCTGCGCAGACTGCATAGTCAACGCCACAAACCGAATCGCCTCCGAGTGTCCAACGTCCATGGAGGCTGTAATCTGGTACAACCATTGCTTGCTTCGTTACTCCAACTACTCTTTCTTCAGAACAATGGGAACTAATCCGAGATTCAAGATGATGAATGTTACCGACTATGACGATTACAAAAGCTACTACAAGTACGAACTGTGGAGTGCGTTGACGAAGGTGGCCGGAGAAATCTGGGATCGGAGTGACAGATATTACACAGAGTCGTTTGTGTTGAACGATGTGCAAAGATTGTTCGTGCAGGGGCAGTGCACGAAAGATTTGGCTACTTTGGATTGTAATTACTGTATTCACGATGTGATTGAAACGGCGATTCCATGGTGTTGTTTGGGAAGCATAGGTGGCAGAGTTTTGTATCCAAGCTGCACTTTGAGGTTTGAGTTGTTTCCATTCTATAGGAATGGTACGGACGATCAGCCTCCGTCAACTACAACTACAG TGAAAACTGGTCGATCACGAGCAGTTATCTTGATTATTGTTGTCCCCGTTGTTGCTTTGGTGTTACTCCTCTCTTTTTGTTGCTATTTGTTTcggaaaagaacaagaaaaagttACAAGAAGACCATCCTCAGGAAAAATT TTGGTCATGAAAGTAACACTATAGGGGGCTTGCAATTCAATTTGTCTATAATTGAAGCGGCAACAAATCACTTTTCACAAGAGAATGAGATTGGCAAAGGTGGATTTGGACAAGTTTACAAG ggTGTTCTTCCTGATGGACGACATATAGCTGTAAAGAGACTTTCAAAAAGTTCTACCCAAGGTGCTACTGAATTCAAAAACGAGGTTTTATTAATAGCCAAACTTCAACATAAAAATCTAGTGGCATTTTTAGGATTTTGTCTTGAAGGACAAGAGAAGATACTTATCTATGAATATGTTCCAAACAAGAGCTTGGATTACTTTCTGTTCG ATCCTCATTCCGAGAAGTTGTTAAATTGGTCTGAACGCTATAATATTATAGATGGAATTGCTCAGGGACTTCTTTATTTACATGAATATTCTCGTCTCAAAATTATTCATCGTGATCTTAAACCTAGTAATATATTACTAGATGAAAATATGAATCCTAAAATTTCAGACTTTGGTCTTGCTCGAATCATAGATCAACAACAAGGATCTGCATCTAGAGTTGTTGGAACCCT GGGTTATATGTCTCCTGAATATGCAATGCAAGGAAAATTTTCTGAAAAGTCAGATATTTTCAGTTTTGGAGTCATGATTCTCGAAATTATTACAGGAAAAAAGAATGTAGGATCCAACGAATTGTACCGTATTGCAGAGGGTCTTCTAAGCTTA GTATGGAGACAATTTTGCAACCAAACACCACTATCCGTATTAGACccaaaaatgaaagaaaattgtTCTGAATTTGAAGTTATAAGGTGCATTCAGATTGGTTTATTGTGTGTTCAAGAAGATCCAGACGAAAGACCTACAATATCAACAATTGTGTCATATCTTAGTAATATCTCACTTGAATTGCCTTCTCCACGAGAACCAGCATTTTTCTTGCATGCTAAAATGAATCCAACAAAAACAATTGCTGGCGAGTCATCGAGTTCTTTCTCTGTTAATGAGATATCTGAAAGTACCTTTCTTCCGAGATAG